One segment of Rosa chinensis cultivar Old Blush chromosome 6, RchiOBHm-V2, whole genome shotgun sequence DNA contains the following:
- the LOC121049676 gene encoding uncharacterized protein LOC121049676: MTLPNPKEMDGNIKGNQLCSSQHQLLLSLFNLHFEGSVAKCLNYRCSSFNFSDLRCLGSNTSTKTYPTVKKMMSLEEMKTVSKTMEIIQKQRIWRKTCDS, encoded by the exons ATGACTCTTCCTAACCCAAAAGAGATGGACGGAAATATAAAAGGCAATCAGCTCTGTTCATCACAACATCAACTTCTACTCTCTCTAttcaatcttcatttcgaaGGGTCTGTTGCAAAGTGCCTAa ATTATAGGTGTTCTTCGTTCAATTTTTCTG ATTTAAGGTGTTTAGGATCAAACACATCCACCAAAACG TACCCAACAGTGAAGAAGATGATGTCTTTGGAAGAGATGAAGACGGTGTCCAAAACAATGGAGATAATTCAGAAACAAAGGATTTGGAGGAAGACTTGTGATTCATAA
- the LOC112174208 gene encoding arginine decarboxylase gives MPALACCVDAAVAPPGYAFAGDSSLPAPVPFSGVFPTTANTTASAAAAAWSPSLSNELYRIDAWGGPYFTVNSSGNVSVRPYGSGTMPHQEIDLLKIVKKVSDPKSESGLGLQLPLIVRFPDVLKNRLESLQGAFDFAIQSQDYGSHYQGVYPVKCNQDRFVVEDIVRFGKPFRFGLEAGSKPELLMAMSCLCKGNPESLLVCNGFKDFEYISLALMARKLDLNTVIVLEQEEELDLVIQLSKKLGVRPVIGARAKLRTKHSGHFGSTSGEKGKFGLTTTQILRVVKKLEQVGMLDCFQLLHFHIGSQIPTTALLADGVCEAAQIYCELVRLGAHMKVIDIGGGLGIDYDGSKSSDSEISVGYGIEEYAMAVVRAVRCVCDRRSVKHPVICSESGRAIVSHHSVLIFEAVSASACDVAPSMSAYALQYFIEGLTEEARADYRNLSAAAIRGEYEACLTYADLLKQRCVDQFKEGSLGIEQLATVDGLCDLVSKAIGASDPVRTYNVNLSVFTSIPDFWGIGQLFPIVPIHRLDQRPAVRGVLSDLTCDSDGKINKFIGGESSLPLHEMEGNGSGGRYYLGMFLGGAYEEALGGVHNLFGGPSVVRVSQSDGPYSFAVTRAVPGPSCADVLRLMQHEPELMFETLKHRAEECGEVDKDGMANSALATSLARSFHNMPYLSVASSCCLTAMNNHGLYYCSEDDYDIVADSGAPNAGEEDWSYCCA, from the coding sequence ATGCCGGCCCTGGCTTGTTGCGTGGACGCTGCAGTGGCTCCTCCCGGCTACGCCTTTGCCGGGGATAGCTCTCTTCCTGCGCCGGTCCCATTTTCCGGCGTATTTCCGACCACCGCCAACACCACCGCCTCCGCAGCCGCCGCTGCTTGGTCTCCCTCCCTATCCAACGAGCTCTACCGAATCGATGCCTGGGGAGGGCCGTACTTCACGGTCAATTCCTCCGGCAACGTCTCCGTCCGGCCTTACGGCTCCGGGACCATGCCCCACCAGGAGATAGATTTGCTGAAAATAGTAAAGAAGGTTTCGGATCCGAAATCCGAATCCGGGCTCGGGTTGCAGCTCCCTCTCATTGTTCGCTTTCCCGACGTCCTTAAGAACCGGCTCGAATCTCTCCAGGGAGCCTTCGATTTCGCGATCCAGTCCCAGGACTACGGGTCCCACTACCAGGGCGTGTACCCGGTGAAATGCAACCAGGACCGGTTCGTCGTGGAGGACATTGTCCGGTTCGGGAAGCCGTTCCGGTTCGGACTCGAAGCCGGGTCGAAGCCCGAGCTCCTCATGGCCATGAGCTGCCTGTGCAAAGGTAACCCAGAATCCCTCCTGGTCTGCAATGGATTCAAGGACTTTGAGTACATCTCGCTGGCTCTGATGGCGAGGAAGCTGGATTTGAACACCGTGATTGTTCTCGAGCAAGAGGAAGAGCTGGATTTGGTGATTCAATTGAGCAAGAAGCTCGGCGTCCGTCCCGTGATTGGCGCGCGTGCGAAGCTCAGAACCAAGCATTCCGGCCATTTCGGGTCGACTTCCGGCGAGAAAGGGAAGTTCGGGTTAACCACCACTCAGATTTTGCGGGTGGTGAAGAAGCTTGAGCAAGTAGGTATGCTTGATTGCTTTCAGTTGCTGCATTTTCATATTGGGTCTCAGATCCCTACGACTGCTCTGCTCGCTGATGGTGTATGCGAGGCGGCGCAGATCTATTGCGAATTGGTCCGCCTCGGTGCCCATATGAAGGTCATAGACATTGGAGGTGGTTTGGGGATAGACTATGATGGATCCAAATCCAGCGACTCTGAGATTTCTGTTGGCTATGGGATTGAGGAGTATGCAATGGCTGTTGTTCGAGCAGTCCGGTGTGTTTGTGACCGGAGGTCGGTGAAGCACCCTGTGATTTGCAGCGAGAGCGGCAGAGCCATTGTGTCTCATCACTCAGTTCTGATTTTTGAGGCTGTTTCTGCTAGTGCTTGTGATGTTGCTCCTTCCATGTCTGCCTATGCGCTTCAGTATTTCATTGAGGGACttacagaagaagctcgtgCTGATTACCGGAACCTTTCGGCTGCGGCAATCAGGGGCGAGTATGAAGCTTGTTTGACATATGCTGATCTGCTGAAGCAGCGCTGTGTTGATCAATTCAAAGAAGGGTCTCTGGGTATTGAACAATTAGCCACTGTGGATGGGCTTTGTGATTTGGTCTCGAAAGCAATTGGAGCGTCCGATCCAGTTCGTACATACAATGTCAACCTCTCGGTTTTCACTTCCATTCCCGACTTCTGGGGCATTGGGCAGCTTTTCCCTATTGTCCCAATTCACCGGCTCGATCAACGGCCGGCGGTGAGAGGTGTGTTATCGGACTTGACCTGTGATAGTGATGGGAAGATCAATAAGTTCATTGGCGGCGAGTCCAGCCTGCCGCTTCATGAAATGGAAGGCAATGGCTCTGGTGGGCGGTACTATTTGGGAATGTTCTTGGGCGGGGCCTATGAGGAGGCACTCGGAGGAGTGCACAACCTGTTTGGAGGCCCGAGCGTTGTTCGGGTCTCCCAGAGCGACGGTCCATACAGCTTTGCGGTTACGCGGGCTGTGCCTGGGCCGTCTTGCGCAGACGTCCTCCGTTTGATGCAGCACGAGCCCGAGCTCATGTTCGAGACGCTCAAACACCGTGCAGAGGAGTGTGGTGAGGTCGACAAAGATGGAATGGCGAATTCGGCTTTGGCCACCAGCCTAGCACGCTCCTTCCACAACATGCCGTATCTGTCTGTAGCTTCGTCTTGTTGCCTGACTGCAATGAACAACCATGGTTTGTACTATTGCAGTGAGGATGATTATGACATTGTTGCTGATTCTGGTGCTCCTAATGCTGGTGAGGAGGACTGGTCATATTGCTGTGCTTGA